The following coding sequences are from one Triticum aestivum cultivar Chinese Spring chromosome 5A, IWGSC CS RefSeq v2.1, whole genome shotgun sequence window:
- the LOC123108213 gene encoding zinc finger protein ZAT7, whose amino-acid sequence MTKQQRAEAADQHAVTLALSLCLGAVADRSKKMRRAGGDEFVCKTCGRSSPSFQALGGHRTSHLRGRHGLALALTTGDQYCSVKPKSATATDQKQAHRCHICGHGFETGQALGGHMRRHREEVAQALPVLLELFI is encoded by the coding sequence ATGACGAAGCAGCAGAGAGCTGAGGCAGCCGACCAGCATGCCGTGACCCTCGCCCTCTCGCTCTGCCTCGGCGCTGTCGCTGACCGCAGCAAGAAGATGCGCCGCGCCGGCGGGGATGAGTTCGTGTGCAAGACGTGCGGCCGCTCGTCCCCGTCGTTCCAGGCGCTCGGCGGCCACCGGACCAGCCACCTGCGCGGCCGCCACGGGCTCGCGCTCGCCCTCACCACCGGCGATCAGTACTGCTCCGTCAAGCCCAAGAGTGCTACTGCTACAGATCAGAAGCAGGCGCACCGGTGCCACATCTGCGGCCATGGGTTTGAGACGGGGCAGGCGCTCGGCGGCCACATGCGCCGGCACCGCGAGGAGGTGGCGCAGGCGCTGCCCGTTCTGCTCGAGCTCTTTATCTAG
- the LOC123108212 gene encoding uncharacterized protein isoform X1: MVASAAARSGCRRRGRSAGIRAAVIARVRHAAGRLSSPDFPSPANAGARGRLADSGCRVRSGAHRPFHSFRTGVHRLDSRRDVNVDVDSRRREISLGKRPVDCTIDTSPVEVVDGSSICVSGFPAGVHLYGSLVGATTFRCRPRVVPVCAAGTFGRPTSLVRGMQPPFSKDYIQLLKATFRGRSYYGGPDLCCRKCGAFFILKLSPP; encoded by the exons ATGGTTGCTTCCGCTGCTGCTCGGTCCGGCTGCCGTCGTCGGGGCCGCTCTGCTGGTATTCGAGCCGCTGTTATTGCCCGTGTCCGCCATGCTGCTGGCCGTCTTTCTTCGCCGGATTTTCCGTCGCCGGCAAACGCTGGTGCGCGTGGCCGGCTGGCTGATTCGGGATGCCGTGTCCGGTCCGGGGCTCACCGGCCGTTTCATTCTTTCCGGACTG GTGTGCACCGATTAGATTCGCGGCGAGATGTTAATGTGGACGTTGATAGTCGCCGTCGGGAGATTTCATTAGGGAAGCGGCCTGTGGATTGTACCATTg ACACTTCGCCTGTCGAAGTGGTTGACGGATCGAGTATTTGTGTTTCTGGTTTTCCTGCTGGTGTTCATCTTTATGGCTCTTTGGTTGGTGCTACGACTTTCCGTTGCCGTCCAAGAGTGGTGCCCGTATGTGCCGCCGGTACCTTTGGTCGGCCTACTTCTCTTG TACGTGGGATGCAACCTCCGTTTTCTAAAGATTACATCCAACTGCTTAAGG CTACTTTTAGGGGGCGTTCGTATTATGGTGGACCGGATTTGTGCTGCCGGAAATGTGGGGCTTTCTTTATCCTGAAATTGTCGCCGCCCTGA
- the LOC123108212 gene encoding uncharacterized protein isoform X2, with product MVASAAARSGCRRRGRSAGIRAAVIARVRHAAGRLSSPDFPSPANAGARGRLADSGCRVRSGAHRPFHSFRTGVHRLDSRRDVNVDVDSRRREISLGKRPVDCTIDTSPVEVVDGSSICVSGFPAGVHLYGSLVGATTFRCRPRVVPVCAAGTFGRPTSLEHSRVVCAHRKRTLV from the exons ATGGTTGCTTCCGCTGCTGCTCGGTCCGGCTGCCGTCGTCGGGGCCGCTCTGCTGGTATTCGAGCCGCTGTTATTGCCCGTGTCCGCCATGCTGCTGGCCGTCTTTCTTCGCCGGATTTTCCGTCGCCGGCAAACGCTGGTGCGCGTGGCCGGCTGGCTGATTCGGGATGCCGTGTCCGGTCCGGGGCTCACCGGCCGTTTCATTCTTTCCGGACTG GTGTGCACCGATTAGATTCGCGGCGAGATGTTAATGTGGACGTTGATAGTCGCCGTCGGGAGATTTCATTAGGGAAGCGGCCTGTGGATTGTACCATTg ACACTTCGCCTGTCGAAGTGGTTGACGGATCGAGTATTTGTGTTTCTGGTTTTCCTGCTGGTGTTCATCTTTATGGCTCTTTGGTTGGTGCTACGACTTTCCGTTGCCGTCCAAGAGTGGTGCCCGTATGTGCCGCCGGTACCTTTGGTCGGCCTACTTCTCTTG AGCACTCTCGTGTTGTGTGTGCTCACCGTAAGCGGACTTTGGTGTGA